Proteins found in one Maridesulfovibrio sp. genomic segment:
- a CDS encoding MFS transporter yields MAPNAQNRINFDDAPFSPIHKKIAVGTFMGQICDGYVLGIVGIALTYATGALELDSNWMGLIGAGALFGILFGSLLTGIIIDRIGRKSAYAFVAFFTLLLSVAQFFLSDPLHLVIVRFLLGMCVGADYTVGVSLLSEWTPEKIRTKMMSWLMAAWTFGYIISYFAGLVIATMDDLGDNGWRWIICSSALLAGLTLVIRIGSPESPSWTIAKKGTAAALSLIHTHLGPDYGLPAKEEKVESASFWRLFSPELWRNTVTSCTFFLCQVLPFFAISIFLPVVVKGLNIANPHASGMMYNGFTMVGVIIGILIADKISRRAFLLWTFYGAGAILTIMTVWQDMPATLAFVLLGAFSTVLAISIVAEWLYPPELFPTELRGSGVGLTIAASRIGAGMGTWMLPVVTEQYGVSTTLICCIASLVIGGVVCQLLAPETSPQFTAALQFQPKDKAAENKAYARN; encoded by the coding sequence ATGGCACCTAACGCACAAAACAGAATTAATTTCGATGATGCCCCTTTTTCTCCAATCCACAAAAAAATCGCGGTCGGCACCTTCATGGGCCAAATCTGCGACGGATATGTTCTCGGGATTGTTGGTATCGCGCTGACCTATGCCACCGGAGCACTGGAGTTGGACAGCAACTGGATGGGTCTTATCGGTGCCGGAGCGCTATTCGGCATCCTCTTCGGAAGTCTGCTTACTGGAATTATTATTGACCGCATCGGCAGAAAATCCGCATACGCCTTTGTGGCCTTTTTCACCCTGCTCCTTTCCGTGGCCCAATTCTTCCTGAGCGATCCTCTACATCTGGTAATTGTTCGTTTTCTGCTCGGCATGTGCGTTGGTGCCGACTACACTGTAGGAGTATCTCTGCTCAGTGAATGGACACCGGAAAAAATACGCACCAAAATGATGAGCTGGCTCATGGCCGCCTGGACTTTCGGCTACATCATCTCCTACTTTGCCGGTCTCGTTATCGCCACCATGGATGACTTGGGCGACAACGGCTGGCGCTGGATCATCTGCTCCTCCGCACTGCTCGCTGGGCTTACTCTGGTAATCCGCATCGGTTCCCCGGAATCACCCAGCTGGACCATTGCCAAGAAAGGAACTGCAGCAGCATTAAGCCTGATCCACACCCATCTCGGTCCCGACTACGGACTGCCCGCAAAAGAAGAAAAAGTTGAATCAGCTTCCTTCTGGCGTCTCTTTAGCCCTGAATTGTGGCGCAACACTGTTACTTCCTGTACCTTCTTCCTCTGTCAGGTACTGCCCTTCTTCGCCATATCCATCTTCCTCCCGGTTGTCGTCAAAGGCCTCAACATTGCCAACCCCCATGCTTCAGGCATGATGTATAACGGGTTTACCATGGTCGGCGTTATCATTGGTATTCTTATCGCCGATAAAATCTCCCGCCGCGCATTCCTGCTCTGGACCTTCTACGGTGCAGGTGCAATCCTGACTATCATGACCGTCTGGCAGGACATGCCAGCCACTCTGGCCTTTGTACTGCTGGGTGCTTTTTCCACAGTGCTGGCCATCTCTATCGTCGCCGAATGGCTCTACCCGCCGGAGCTCTTCCCCACCGAACTCCGCGGTTCCGGCGTTGGTTTGACCATCGCCGCCAGCCGTATCGGTGCGGGAATGGGAACCTGGATGCTACCCGTAGTCACTGAACAATATGGTGTCAGCACCACCCTGATCTGCTGCATTGCCTCTCTGGTCATCGGCGGGGTGGTCTGCCAGTTGCTTGCTCCTGAAACATCCCCCCAATTCACAGCCGCCCTCCAGTTCCAACCTAAGGACAAAGCGGCTGAGAACAAAGCCTATGCAAGGAATTAA
- a CDS encoding DMT family transporter, which produces MTTHYITRTSSNLAGYNFVIMAAFCWSLVTLFSKILFAAGLSALEISFWRASLGCLCFGLHAACTRSLSIKPSHAMMFILWGMLSIGGLFYIYFLSMQHSGAAMGVVLLYTAPVWVALLSKFVSHEEVSRRKWLSITIALCGVVCICISGGSLQAEISSTGIVCGLGSGVCYALQYPFFKYWQKYYRTEAMYTYMQLGGTLLLLPFTHFHTPYSATTWPIILMTALLTGYAAFWAYGQSMKRIPQVHVAVFCNLEPILGTLWACFFFGENFTAAGWIGFTLILSAVVLLSLEGRRCSDV; this is translated from the coding sequence ATGACAACCCACTACATTACCAGAACCTCAAGCAATCTTGCAGGATACAATTTTGTCATCATGGCTGCCTTTTGCTGGTCTCTGGTCACCCTGTTTTCCAAAATTCTTTTTGCCGCCGGGCTGTCAGCACTAGAAATTTCCTTCTGGCGGGCATCGCTGGGCTGCCTTTGCTTTGGACTGCATGCCGCCTGCACCCGCTCGTTAAGCATCAAACCTAGTCATGCCATGATGTTTATCCTTTGGGGAATGCTGAGCATCGGCGGACTTTTTTATATATACTTCCTGTCCATGCAACACAGCGGCGCAGCCATGGGGGTGGTCCTTCTGTACACCGCCCCAGTCTGGGTTGCGCTGCTATCCAAATTTGTCTCCCATGAAGAAGTTTCCAGACGGAAATGGCTATCCATAACCATCGCCCTGTGTGGTGTAGTCTGTATCTGCATCTCCGGCGGCAGCCTACAAGCAGAAATATCTTCAACCGGCATTGTCTGCGGACTGGGGTCCGGGGTGTGCTATGCTCTGCAGTATCCCTTTTTCAAATACTGGCAGAAGTACTACCGGACTGAAGCAATGTACACATACATGCAACTTGGCGGAACGCTGCTTCTGCTGCCCTTCACCCATTTTCATACTCCATATTCCGCAACGACATGGCCTATCATTCTGATGACGGCACTGCTCACCGGATATGCGGCGTTCTGGGCATACGGGCAGAGCATGAAGCGCATTCCGCAGGTCCACGTGGCTGTTTTCTGTAATCTGGAACCCATTCTGGGCACGCTCTGGGCGTGTTTCTTCTTCGGAGAAAACTTCACTGCGGCAGGCTGGATAGGTTTCACCCTGATCCTGTCTGCCGTAGTGCTGTTATCCCTTGAGGGCAGGAGATGCAGCGATGTCTAA
- the lpxB gene encoding lipid-A-disaccharide synthase, whose translation MSKIWISCSEASGDMFAGALAGELLRQCPSLKITGMGGPALKNSGAKVIFSMNRLCFKGFMDVLLNLPATFRLHQEITQSWEEDFPEAIIMVDCPDFNLPLAKSAHDMGIPVYYFMAPQFWAWKQPGIQKLQRYVRKTFCALPFEDEYFNKRGCAAEYFGHPLLDIIPLSSLDKLTVNHNRIGFMPGSRRKEISFMLPEFAKTAAKLFCENPALEFHIARAPGISRDFLQQLWPSELPVTIVPPQGRFSMIKRSAFIFCTSGTATLETALIGSPTIVTYKLDQPAAFIAGKLAYSKFISLTNILFQEEIFPELLQGKANAEYLLTLARSWFNSADRLQSLRDKLRMTRTTAGPPGCLSRTANYILNDLNQ comes from the coding sequence ATGTCTAAAATTTGGATTAGTTGTAGCGAAGCTTCCGGCGATATGTTCGCCGGAGCACTTGCCGGGGAACTGCTTCGGCAATGCCCGTCTCTCAAAATTACAGGAATGGGAGGCCCCGCACTTAAAAATTCAGGGGCAAAAGTCATCTTTTCCATGAACCGCCTTTGCTTCAAAGGTTTCATGGATGTACTACTCAATCTGCCCGCGACCTTCCGATTGCATCAGGAAATCACACAAAGCTGGGAAGAGGATTTCCCGGAAGCTATTATCATGGTCGACTGCCCGGATTTTAATCTTCCGCTGGCAAAATCAGCGCATGACATGGGGATCCCCGTATATTATTTCATGGCCCCCCAATTCTGGGCCTGGAAGCAGCCGGGCATACAAAAACTGCAACGCTACGTGCGCAAAACATTTTGCGCCCTTCCTTTTGAAGACGAGTACTTCAACAAACGGGGTTGTGCAGCCGAATATTTCGGCCATCCCCTGCTCGACATCATTCCGCTAAGCTCTCTGGACAAACTCACCGTAAACCACAACCGCATTGGATTCATGCCAGGCAGCAGGCGAAAAGAAATTTCATTTATGCTCCCTGAATTTGCCAAAACTGCCGCCAAACTGTTCTGCGAAAACCCCGCTCTGGAATTCCACATCGCCCGCGCTCCCGGTATCAGCAGGGATTTTTTACAACAGTTATGGCCGTCCGAACTTCCTGTAACCATCGTTCCCCCGCAAGGTCGTTTTTCCATGATCAAAAGATCGGCCTTTATTTTCTGCACATCCGGCACGGCAACATTGGAAACAGCGCTCATCGGCTCTCCGACCATAGTGACTTACAAACTGGACCAGCCAGCAGCATTCATCGCCGGTAAACTAGCCTATTCCAAATTCATCAGCCTTACCAACATCCTTTTTCAAGAAGAAATCTTCCCCGAACTGCTGCAAGGCAAAGCCAATGCCGAATACCTCCTCACCCTAGCCAGATCATGGTTTAACTCAGCTGACCGATTACAGTCGTTACGCGATAAATTACGAATGACTCGGACCACTGCCGGACCGCCGGGCTGCCTGAGCAGAACAGCAAATTATATTTTAAATGACCTCAATCAATAA